A genomic segment from Malus domestica chromosome 05, GDT2T_hap1 encodes:
- the LOC103403124 gene encoding scopoletin glucosyltransferase-like: protein MGSENRDFHICFFPFMAHGHMIPISDMAKLFASQGVKTTIVTTPLNAPTLSKATQSSKTCSGGVEVRIKTIKFPSVEAGLPEGCEHVDSLPSPEFRSNFYKATSLLQEPLEHLLLHENPSCLVADFLFHWATDAAAKFDIPRLIFHGTSFFAMAASDIVTKYEPFKNTSLDSDPFMIPDFPGEITMTRAQVPDHVKENIENDLIRMVKRAKEAEKTSYGIVVNSFYELESAYADYYRNVLGMKAWHIGPVSLCNRNNEEKALRGKAASINEHDFLKWLESKEPNSVVYVCFGSVAKFNASQLKEIAMGLEASGQDFMWVVRTGQGYDMEKEEWLPEGFEDRMEGKGLIIRGWAPQVLILDHGAVGGFVTHCGWNSTLEGIASGLPMVTWPVAAEQFYNEKLVTQVLKIGVGVGAQKWVRVVGDSVKKEAVEKAVRRIMVGVEAQEMRSRARELAEQAKRAIEKGGSSHSDLNALIEELSSH, encoded by the coding sequence ATGGGTAGCGAAAATCGTGATTTCCACATCTGTTTCTTTCCATTCATGGCTCACGGCCACATGATACCGATCTCCGACATGGCCAAGCTCTTTGCATCCCAAGGAGTAAAAACCACCATAGTCACCACTCCTCTAAATGCCCCAACATTATCCAAAGCCACCCAATCAAGTAAAACCTGCTCCGGCGGCGTCGAAGTCAGAATCAAAACCATCAAGTTCCCTTCTGTAGAAGCCGGTCTGCCAGAAGGGTGCGAGCATGTCGACTCACTCCCCTCACCAGAATTCAGGTCCAATTTTTACAAAGCAACAAGCCTTCTCCAAGAACCTCTAGAGCATCTTCTGCTCCACGAAAACCCTAGTTGCCTTGTGGCAGACTTTCTTTTTCATTGGGCAACTGATGCTGCTGCAAAGTTTGATATTCCAAGGCTAATTTTTCATGGCACTAGTTTCTTTGCCATGGCTGCCTCAGATATTGTGACAAAGTATGAGCCGTTCAAGAACACTTCGTTGGATTCGGACCCTTTCATGATTCCGGATTTTCCTGGTGAGATTACGATGACACGAGCCCAAGTTCCTGATCATGTCAAGGAAAATATCGAAAACGACTTGATCCGGATGGTCAAACGGGCCAAGGAAGCTGAGAAAACGAGCTATGGAATTGTTGTGAACAGTTTCTATGAGCTCGAATCGGCTTATGCAGATTATTACAGAAACGTGCTTGGGATGAAAGCTTGGCATATTGGCCCTGTTTCTCTATGCAATAGAAACAATGAAGAAAAAGCACTTAGAGGAAAAGCAGCTTCCATCAACGAGCACGATTTCTTGAAGTGGCTTGAGTCAAAAGAACCTAATTCGgttgtttatgtatgttttgGAAGCGTGGCTAAATTCAATGCCTCTCAGCTTAAGGAGATTGCAATGGGGCTTGAGGCTTCTGGGCAGGACTTCATGTGGGTTGTGAGGACCGGACAAGGTTATGACATGGAGAAAGAGGAGTGGCTGCCAGAAGGGTTTGAGGATCGGATGGAAGGGAAAGGACTAATCATAAGAGGGTGGGCCCCGCAGGTTCTGATTCTTGATCATGGGGCAGTTGGCGGGTTTGTGACTCACTGTGGGTGGAACTCGACGTTGGAAGGGATCGCTTCCGGGTTGCCGATGGTGACGTGGCCGGTGGCGGCCGAGCAGTTTTACAACGAGAAGCTGGTGACCCAAGTGCTGAAAATTGGTGTCGGAGTTGGTGCTCAGAAATGGGTTAGGGTTGTGGGGGATAGCGTGAAGAAGGAAGCTGTTGAGAAAGCTGTCAGGAGGATTATGGTGGGTGTGGAAGCACAAGAAATGAGAAGCAGAGCTAGGGAACTTGCAGAGCAGGCAAAGAGGGCTATTGAGAAAGGGGGATCGTCACACTCTGATTTGAATGCTTTAATTGAAGAGTTGAGTTCCCACTAG